The nucleotide sequence ttaaattaatgttagccaataaaattTTGGTCTGACCGGAAATTATGGTTTGGTGTgtgttgtgtatttttttttatgaaaaattaataaataagactgaaatctaaaggtgattattgtATCATAttattcttaaatatttttttataaaatcattcttaatatgtaacattttcctttaattaACCCAAAGTAGCACTATTACTTTTGTTGTTTAAGGAGGATGAACATATTTTAATCACCAATATTACCAAGGACAACCTCGAGAAACGGTCATTGGTTACCTCATTTTCTCCTTGTAATTggataacaaaatattataagaaagaaaagacaaagtaacacgtatattcaattgaaaaattatgaaagaCAAAAAATCGAAAATTGAGGAAGGAATTGGACCCATGTGGCATTCTCTCTAGAATCCATAGACTTTTTGAAACGCTCTCTCACTCTCACCAATCACTCAATATaattctttctttaaaaaacttAGTCACCAAGAAATTTAAAAAGCTTCTTTGTCACCTTTCAATGTGTTGTAGTGGTTGTGAAGATACTatactatatattaaaataaatattattaatccCTTCACCATTCCTACCCTCTTtcaaaatctttcaaaacctAACACAAAATATTACTCATATTAATTTctcttcttgaaaaaaaaaagtatatgttataaaatataatataacaaaaatgctTGATCCACGAAGATACCATTACCAACCCACAATTTCTTTTCCAGTTTCTGATGATAGAATACAACAAAAAACTCATACCAAAAACTACAacaattttcatcatcatcatcatgatcaACATGTTGAAGATGAATCTGGTATGTGTTCTCCACCTTTATGGACAACAAAGAGTAAAAGCAACAACTATAGAAGTCTTTCACCTGAATCAAAGACACAAGCCATTGAAAGAGGTCAAAGAGAGTTAATGGAAATGGTTAAGAACATGCCAGAATCAAGCTATGAACTTACTTTGAAAGATCTTGTTGAGGAACATCATGTTGAAGAAAATAACAAGGTAAAAGAGAGGAATTTGAGCAACAAAAACACACGAAAAAGAGAAGGAATTAGGGCTAGTAGAAATATGGATAAGAAGAATATTGATAGTGGAGGGCtttatttgaaaatggtttttccaATTTCTTTGGGATCATCTAAGAAACATGATAAGAAGAAAGAGTTATTGGTTAGTAATAAAAGTAGTAGTAATTCAAAGGTTTCACCAAGAGCATCTGTTTCTGATGGATCTGTTACTAAGGATTGGTGGAAGAAGAAACTGGGGAGTAGTGGTTCAGAATGTGGGGGTGATCAAAGTGATCATAGTGGTGTATCTAGCATGAATGGTAGCATCAAAAGATATGGTAGTAGCACAACCAGTAGTTGCAGTAGCAGGAGTAATAGCAGGTATGTTTCTTAATTAccataagtaattttttttttttttaattattgaatgagTTTATGTTTGAATGGAtagatacaaaattaattagCTAAATAACATACTCTATTGTAAGTTTTAGATTTTGGCATGGTAATTAAGAAGCCTACAAGGAGCaatccttttttcttttcctttcaaaCTATGGGATTTGTTTCGTTAGGCGATAAGCGAATACATTGACTCGTATTCTAGTTATGTTTAGTCTTTGAGTTTAGTCATGTTTCACTTTGAGTTTAGTCTTTGATTATCAATGATATGAACTGATTTCGTACTTGAATAAAGTCTAATGACATACTCTTCTTAATATTCTCTGAATTTTACTCGAACGCGACTTTGTAACTAATCCTGATTGCATCATCAAGATTTTTACATTTTGGATCAGTTTGGATTGATTTTTCGTACATAACTACTGACATAAACCATAAACTCTTATGAGACTCTTTGAATAAACTTGTAAATAGTTTATGACAcgtttataagttgttttcaaattattttcataaactctgaaaaagataatttatgaaaataatttccAGCTAATAAACACCTTATTTCAAATGGCACTAATTGGCATTTACTTTAACATTGTAGTAGGCCAATGGTGATTGATAAGTGAATGTAAACAACTAAACATGTGACAGAGGTTAAAGGTAGCCTTAAAAGGAAAGACACCACCAAATTGATAAAGTAGTAGGAGTATATTGTGGCGTTTCTTTTTAGAACTTTATATAAATCAAGTCAAATTTTCAAGGCGTGCACTTCATGTTGGTCGATAAAGAAAAAGGAGCTAcagttttgtttgtttgttaggTTCTGTTTTGTCTGATACTTTTCTGATTAGGCacaaagttaattttaattaatctaTTAACAAAAATAGAAGTATTTGACAAACCAtgaaaaataactaaatttgtcaattaaattagttttgagtaaaaaagattaaaaattaattcatttgtcCTTACATGTTATGTTAGTATACAATAGTGAAATTAGGCCACTAAACACCTTTTGAACAATATTTTTCAACACACTTTTTTTTCATCCATCAAAATTCATATAGGTTTCATCAAATTTATATGAGATTCATATGatttatgtgaattttaacccATAAAAAAAGAGtctatttgaaaatttatgtgCGTGGAGAGTGTGATTTGGTTTGTAACATTAAACTCATCAACAATgatattatgttttttaaattacatttaAAGTCATTGGAGTTCATTATCTCAAATTTACATTTCATTAATTATGTTTATaggttgcctaaaaaaattatgtttataatTAACCTGTATTAGTCTTTGTtacttcatttattttatcaatcCTCACATGAGAGAGGTGACAAAACATGAAGGTTATTTTGGTAAAAAGCATTTAATACATTAGAGAGTTTAAAATGattgtataaaaaaagtaaaaaaacaaatttcataaaagCCTTGTATATAAAGACAGAGATATACTCCATGCGTCCATATATCTAAGCACCATTTTATTAGATGCAAATGGTACTTACATAAAGGGATAGAGGGAAtatcatttaatatataaaattagtaTCTATAGTTATCTATGAAGGACATACACTATTTAGATTAGGTTTGTTCCGCTGTCAGACATGCATCGATGTTCGACATTGACACCATATCGATGCTTCATAGATAGTTATCCTATAGTAACAAACAAATTTCAGTTTGGTGTGAATTTTCATATGCTTGCGATTGTCagttaataacaataataatgataaatttttGGATGCAATGCAGGCATGAAATGAGTACCAGCAGATGTTGGCCTTTCATAAGAAGATCCCAAATTCTATCAGAGAAGTAATGGTGGATCAAAAGCTACACATTTGAGCTTCTAGAATTTATGGTGAGAGAAATCTAAATTCTAGTGACATTGTCCACCACTCAACCAAACACAACATTATAAGTGttgccacttttttttttttttgagaattcTAAGTGTTGCTTTGCTTGTAATGTTTCTGATGCCAAAGTATTTCAAATATACTATAATTATTTGGAATTTAGACATGAGAGTAGATAAAAGTAAGTTTGCAAATTAACATTGTATTTGGACTATTGTATGAAATATGTATTCATCAAACACCAGATTGAGATGCGATAGTTTATCATTGCTTCACTTATCTTATCTACCAAATGTATCCTAAACCGAATTGACgatacaaattaatttaatttacggcaaaattgtcattttaggTGGAATTTGCTGAGTCAACATGACAACATAGTTTGTGTCACATCACTAATCACATGCCACATCACTAATCAAATGAGATTATgactaaaactaaaatgattaaaatttgtAGTGGTTGATTGAAAGGATTAATAAGTTTAATgacaaaaattcaaatgacacCTATTTGCAAGCTGATTAGGCTCTAATAATTTTTAAGTCTGGGTTCAGTGAGTCTAAGTTTATGTAATTTGAATTCTTTTTTCACCCTATGCTTTTTTTCGTGCTGCATCTGATTTGACTTTGAAGGATTAAAGAGTTGTGTTGGCTTTTTGTAAAAATCTTTTCTACAATCCGGAAGAAAAGAAAGCAGCAGAGGAAGAGAAAAATCAACACAAATATTTATCTTGGTTCATCGCGCAATTCagaaaattaacatatatgtagCGGTGTCGGTGTCCTATATTTTTTACACTAGCGGTGTCGAAGTTtcagtgtcgtgtccggtgtccgtgttggagtccatgcttcatagcctaaaataaataaataaaattaaagacaaCAAGAGTGACCGACATACAAGATTCAAGATTGAGACTTGAGAACAAAAAGGAAATTGAACAAGAAGATAGATTGACAACCAAAGAGATTGAGCTTTATGATTTACGATTGCAGTAGACATAATAGAAGAGCGGCTGCAAGATAGGGTTTTTATCTCAACAAATGATTCTTTGTTTGCTTTTATAGCATATGAGTTGGTTTAGGGTTAGGTGTTAATGGTCGACTCAAACTAGTTGGGTGGCCGCGAAATCCGCTTTCTCCAAACGCACCGCTTTGAAGCGTTACAACATTGTTCATTTTTGGCCGCTCCGGACCGTGATAGCTGCCATTATTGACAACAGAGATTATACtagatataaagaaaataatccaTTTCAGCTCTTTTGAGttgattttttctcttttcaaaaatgccctcaatttttaatagaaataacacatgtaacaaatagataagaataaatttaaatattaaaaaaatgtaacaaacacgaaatgaatatatatggcttattattttcctttatcatttaaaaagtgtaacaaactaaatgagtatatttatacttacttttttagattatatatttttgtttatattattcatGTCATTGAAAtggataatcatggttagtttgatttgttataaattgaaagcaacaaacatttatatttgtagttttaatcaaaaatcaaaatttcataaaaaaataaaaataaataaaaaccgttcataattttcaaatagcCTTAGTTCACCGTGTGAAATGATTTTTGTGGATCAAATGCTTTTTGATAGGGTTTATTGTTCACAACCCCTATTGATCAAATTAGCTTTACGAGATGAATAATCACAAAagtataacattttttataacattttcttttaattgaaGAAATACAAATAAGCATTAAAACTCACAAGTACAAGTAGAGAGGTTGAAGTTCGAATCTTGATCACGACATccaacctaacaatttcggtatTTTTGTCGGTTGAGTTAAGACTCGTAGAATTTTTTGAAGAACATTCTATTTAGTTGTGTTAATAAATCTCATTAGTTTAGCCTCCTTGTAATCTAAGTTGTGTTTAACTTCATGGGTAGAGTCAACCAGATACATAAAATTAATGTTGACATGTTTGGATGATATTGATTggaattgattttgtatttatgattaattcttttttttttgctttcgcaccggtttccgacccaccaaaggtgggcgagtaatccggctcatgcgtagaggcatgggcactggccaagcgttgttctTTATGGGAATTGAATCCGGTATTCCCCagatacgtccttggaaggagcaccttgccactggagcccaaacaacttgattatttatgattaattttaacTTAACTATGATTGATATATTTTGACTCTAATAAGTATGATTCAGtatattcaaatttattgtacaattaatttttaagtgaaatcataaatcacttcacattcaactcattttgaactaaaatcatttttttttgttacaaagaaCCAATCGCACAATGTATTggtacaatgcaataaagaaacaaacataGAAGTGCAATGGTTTTTTTCATAGGCCAAGTTCCTCAGAGACTGAAACAAACATGGAAGTTCATTGCAAATatagatgaaattaaaataaatttgaaaataaaaacttttccTAAAATTTTTAACTGCATGGACTTTGTAGTTTGCATAGCTGACAAATGTGTTTTCCCTGAAGAATGAAATCATTCAACCCCACGCCTGCCTCTTGCATCTTTATACAAAATAAGAGCTTCCTGCATTATCTCAGGTCGAGCCACTGCTTTCGCTCTTTCTTTACTTGATGGATGGCTATCTAAAAACCTTGCAAGCAAAGGAAATTTTACAGGCTCGTCAAACATTGTCATCTTCTCATAGAACTTAGGAGCTTGCCGGGGATCATAGCCAGCGGCTGCCATTAGTAGAAGCCCAATGTAATCCGCTTCAAATTCACACTTGTAAATTGTGAGCGAAAAGGACCGTTGGTTTAGAGTAGATGAAACACAATTCTACTTCCGTACTCCAGGTAAGGCATGCAACTCAAAATAAACTAAAGAAGCCATGTCAAATCATGAGATTAAAGGGAAGAACAAGTAGTATAAATTAACAAACGTAAGAACAGATGACATTGATGAACAATTAAAGAACTAAACAGTAAATCAATGTATTAGAAAAAGAGAGATAATGACTTAATCTTACCGATGACTAATCCAATTCCTTACTGTTTCGTAAAAATCAATGAGGACAAATAGATTAAGCACACAGTCTATCATAGAAATCAACTCGACCTTTGTACACATTTCAACTCCATGCCGAGCCATAATATGCGCAACCTCATGTGCAAGCATAGTTGCTAACTCTACATCACTTGAATGAAGCTCAATGAGAGCAGTGGATGCAATAATCTTCCCTCCCGAGCAAACTATAGCAAAATAATCAGTAACATCATCACCGGTCACAATCAAAATCTCCCAATTCAATTCATCCAAATGAGACAAAGAAGGTGGTAGCTTTCGGGTCATACACAACCAAACACGACGCACAAAGCCATATTGAGAAATATCCTCAGAAATAGACCTCATTTTATTGATCTCTGTATGCATTGCACCAATAATATTTTCGGCAATCCTTGTAACCCGAACAACATGTGAATGTGTTGAAACCAATATCTTCCCTTGAAACTCTTGTTTCCACTCTTCAACACATTTCTGACCAGAAATCCTCTCGATGGAAGCTTTTGTTGGATCAATGTAACGCGTTCGATTGATGTAAGGACTAATTTCAGCGTTTTGTAAGCGGAATACAATGCGTCAAGATATTGCAGCTGAAGCAAACGAAGCAGCGGCAAGAGTCAAATATTTGAGCTTTTCCATTGCTGTATGAAGAGTAACCAGAAGCCATATTGTTAATGGTAAATCTCATTTCATATGTAAAAGTGAGTAATTATTTCATATAAAGTATGTCAGCAAACAAATCCAAGAATGGATTCTGAcgattaaaatataattttacctATTCAAAAGAAACTACATAACAATATACTATCATTGATAGAACTCCCAAAAACAATGCCAACAAACATACACATGTTAGCAAACTATATCTCATACACAATCACAAGTATACATGCATATAAGCAGCATTAAACAAGTTTAGTTTGTAAAAATAGTTGCTAAGGAAAAAAGTTTAGTTTGTAAATCCATATGAAAAAGATTAGTTTATAAATAACTTACTTAGGAAGTTCATACCTCTAATGTCCATATCCACTTAGAAAAGCAAACATGAACAATAACCTCGAGCATCGAAAAGCAATTTTTGGTGTCCGACACCATATACATATATGGTATAGATACAATTTCGTTTTtgaattcgttttttttttttgtctccaaGTCACATCCATTGttataaatgtatttttatacGGTGTCAAATTTTAGATATTCAGATAACATCACTCTTCACTCTAAACAAATTGAAATCACTCTAAACATATGCATTTACCAACAATGATGAAAACTGAAAAGTGATGAAATTGTTACCTGAAAAACCCTAAATTTCCTTCACATTTGTGTGGTGATTGAGAAGAGAATGAGGAGAAGAAGGGTAGTGAAGATTGTGAGAGTAAGAATGGAACAGAAAACCAACTAACTAACGTTGTGTCTGTCTCAAGATAAAGTTGAGTAAGATAGCATGGACCCCTCATTAGTTTAACGTGTCACGTGTGGATACAGAATGAATCAAAGCCAACAATACCACAAGTTATTGGACTAATTATGTGGTTCATTCTCTATCCACACTTGACACATTGAACAAATGAGGGGTCCATGCTATCTTACTCAACTTTATCTTGAGACAGACACAGCAAGATTTATAAAGTAGTTATTAATATTCAATGAATAAgatcccaaaaaataaaaaataatcaacaatttGGTCGGAAAAAAAGTCAATTATAAAAACGAGGATATTACAGAAAATCAAAAGTGAACTTGTATGAaccaaataatttctttttcgcctccatccaaacacacccttaggcAAAAAGAAATCTTACTTATGaaccataaaattaaaaaaaaataatagacgAATCGAAGCGAAATACTATTGAAAAATTTGGGAAGAATTGAGTTTAACTATTTACCTTAGGACCTATATGGCCACTCTTCCAAAGTGAAGTAGTGTTTGTTTTCCAATCAGGACAAACCCTAATTATGTTGTTATCATTGTTGTTACTACAAGAGCAACACGACCATTTACACGGTCTTATCATCACTaaacaaaacactattaggTTTTACTATGATTGCAAAACAAGCACTATGATTGCAAAACAAGCACTACTCCACTTTGGAGAAGTGGTCCTATCGGTCCTAAGGTGATTAGTTAATCTCTCTTCTCCTCAAGTTTTTCACTATTGTTTCTTTTACCATCAAGTTACCCTTGGATTTTATGTCACGATCCACTAAAGTTCAATCATTTCGCTTCCATCCGTATCTTTTTTATGACATTCATTtcaaaaatgagatttttttctaagaaaataagaAATTCTTACACAAACTTACACTACCCCTTGTTTTTAGTAAATTTTGGTTATaaaaaatatagggttaatggtgctttaccccccgtaatataggtcattttttgttttccccttgtaaaatatttttttttatttatcccctttaaaaaaaaaaaaattgttgaatacccccctaataggtcataaaaaaacgaaaaattcaaaaatgactatattacaggaggtaaagcaccattaaccaaaaatatattgtaaAAAGATGAattagtgataaaaaaaaaaatgaattaatcttTAATCTCATTGCTAAATGTTAGAAACATCCGAATattacaaatcaatttttttttatgcctcATGTCCTCTGTATTTGCAATATATCGGTAGTAATTTTTTCTgtcaatcaaaatttattatttttatgtctCTAATtggacataaaaaaaataaacttacaCAAATATCATACAATCAACCAAGAGTCACAAcagacaaaaaaacaaaaaaaaaacatgaaaaaaatgATTACAAAGTGAACAAAAACAAATGCAGTGTCACTAAGAAAGTAGTTTcatgtatttattttaaaaaaagcttACACAAATGAAAAACTGTCAACTCAAagtaacaacataaacaaaaaaaaaaaggaagcaaACTAAGATATAATTAGTTTCTATACTGATGCAAATCAATAAGAAACCATATTCATATATTTACTGTAACAAAAACTTACATAAATGGTACACGATCAACTAAGAATCACAACAAAACATACATAATCAACTAAGAATGAACTATGAAAATCATTAAAGAACAAACCTTAGAGAATGTCTTCCTCTGTTAACCCAAGTGTCAAATCTTTCAAGTTcttaaacaaaaagaaatatcaAATTGTTACTTTGATACAATCACTAATGCAGAAATGATAAGAAGAAAATTCAAAAGGGAAAAGGAAAGGATAAGATTAAG is from Medicago truncatula cultivar Jemalong A17 chromosome 1, MtrunA17r5.0-ANR, whole genome shotgun sequence and encodes:
- the LOC25482436 gene encoding uncharacterized protein, translated to MLDPRRYHYQPTISFPVSDDRIQQKTHTKNYNNFHHHHHDQHVEDESGMCSPPLWTTKSKSNNYRSLSPESKTQAIERGQRELMEMVKNMPESSYELTLKDLVEEHHVEENNKVKERNLSNKNTRKREGIRASRNMDKKNIDSGGLYLKMVFPISLGSSKKHDKKKELLVSNKSSSNSKVSPRASVSDGSVTKDWWKKKLGSSGSECGGDQSDHSGVSSMNGSIKRYGSSTTSSCSSRSNSRHEMSTSRCWPFIRRSQILSEK
- the LOC25482437 gene encoding mitochondrial metalloendopeptidase OMA1, which codes for MEKLKYLTLAAASPYINRTRYIDPTKASIERISGQKCVEEWKQEFQGKILVSTHSHVVRVTRIAENIIGAMHTEINKMRSISEDISQYGFVRRVWLCMTRKLPPSLSHLDELNWEILIVTGDDVTDYFAIVCSGGKIIASTALIELHSSDVELATMLAHEVAHIMARHGVEMCTKVELISMIDCVLNLFVLIDFYETCEFEADYIGLLLMAAAGYDPRQAPKFYEKMTMFDEPVKFPLLARFLDSHPSSKERAKAVARPEIMQEALILYKDARGRRGVE